The Prosthecomicrobium sp. N25 nucleotide sequence CTTCGCGGTCCTGTGGTGTGCGACGGTCCTCGGCAACATCGGCAGCTTCATGCGCGACGTCGCCAGCGCATGGCTCGTCACGGACCTCTCCGGCGCGCCGGCGGCCGTCGCCCTGGTCCAGGCGGCCGCGACCCTGCCCATCTTTCTGCTCGCCATCCCAGCCGGTGTTCTGTCCGACATCCTCGATCGCCGCCGGTTCCTGATCGCGATCCAGATCCTGCTCGGGCTCGTCAGCCTCTCGCTGATGGCCTTAGCTCAGACCGGACAGCTCGGCGTCGGCAGTCTTGTCGCGTTGACCTTCCTGGGCGGCGTCGGCGCCGCGCTGATGGCCCCGACCTGGCAGGCGATCGTCCCGGAACTGGTCTCGAAGGGCGAGCTGAAGACCGCGGTGGCGCTGAATTCCTTGGGAATCAACATCGCACGATCGATCGGCCCGGCCCTCGGCGGCCTCATCCTCGCCAGCTTCGGAGCGGGCGTCACGTATGGGGCGGACGTGCTCAGCTACCTGCTGGTCGTCGCGGCCCTGGTGTGGTGGAGACGCGCGCCAGACATCGACGACGCGCTGCACGAACGCTTCGCGGGCGCCTTCCGCGCCGGCCTGCGCTATGCCCGGGCCAGTCGCGAATTGCACGTCGTGCTGTTGCGCGCCGCAATCTTCTTCGCCTGCGCCAGCGCCGTCTGGGCGCTTCTGCCGCTCGTGGCGCGCAACCTGCTCGGCGGCGGGGCGGGCTTCTACGGCGTGTTGCTCGGTGCGGTCGGCGCGGGAGCGATCCTCGGCGCGCTGGCCTTGCCGAAGCTGCGCAGCCGGTTCGATGCCGACGCCCTGCTGTTGCTCGCCGGCCTGACGATCGCCGGTGTGATCGGCGCGCTGGCATTCGCCCCGCCGCAAGGGGTGGCCGTGACGATCCTGGTTTTGCTCGGCGCCGGCTGGATCGTCGCCTTGACGACCCTCAACGGGGCCGCGCAGGCGATCCTGCCGAATTGGGTGCGCGGCCGGGCGCTCGCCGTCTACCTGACGGTGTTCAACGGTGCGATGACGGCGGGAAGCCTGGGATGGGGCGCCGTGGCGCAAGCCGTTGGGATCAGCGGCACGCTGATTCTGGCCGCAGCGGCGCTGCTCGCCGCCGCTCTCGTCATGCACCGGGTCAAGCTGCCGATCGGCGAGGCCGACCTCACACCCTCCAACCACTGGCCCGAGCCGCTGCTCGCCGCGCCCGTCGAACATGATCGCGGACCGGTTCTGATCCTGATCGAATACCGCGTCGCAGCCTCGGCCCGCGAAGAATTCCTGCTGGCGGTCCATAGGCTCGCCACCGTGAGGCGGCGCGACGGGGCCCATGGGTGGGGCATCACCGAGGATACGGCGGATCCGGAACGGCTCGTCGAATGGTTCATGGTCTCGTCATGGGCCGAGCACCTGCGCCAGCACCGCCGGGTTTCGAAAGCCGACGCCGATCTGCAGGCCGAGGTCGCCCGTTACCACACCGGACCCGATGCCCCGGTGGTCCGCCATTTCCTGGATGTCGAACGGCCGGCAGCCCCCTCGGTCGTCGTCAAGGAATCGGCCCGGTGAGCGGGCTTGAGCGGAGCGCATTGAAAGAGCACAGCCCAATGTCCCAGGAGAACGCCGATGACGCTCGCCTCACCCGGACTGCATCACGTGACCTGCATCGCCATAGATCCGCAGGCCAACATCGATTTCTACACGAAAGTCCTCGGCCTGAGGCTGGTCAAAACCACGGTCAATTTCGACGCGCCGGACGTCTATCACTTCTACTACGGCGACCATGACGGCCATCCCGGCACCATCCTGACCTTCTTTCCCTTCGTGTACGCAGGCCGGGGCCGGCCCGGAAACGGCGTCACCGAGACGGTCGCGTTGGCGGTGCCCCGTCACGCTCTGGACGATTGGATGGTCCGCCTCTCGGACCACGGCGTCGACACGAGCGCGCCGTACGAGCGCATGGGGGAGCGGATCGTCAGCCTGACCGACCCTGACGGGCTGCACCTCGAAGTGGTCGAAGCGGATTTT carries:
- a CDS encoding MFS transporter translates to MNQPAPASSFAPLRNRVFAVLWCATVLGNIGSFMRDVASAWLVTDLSGAPAAVALVQAAATLPIFLLAIPAGVLSDILDRRRFLIAIQILLGLVSLSLMALAQTGQLGVGSLVALTFLGGVGAALMAPTWQAIVPELVSKGELKTAVALNSLGINIARSIGPALGGLILASFGAGVTYGADVLSYLLVVAALVWWRRAPDIDDALHERFAGAFRAGLRYARASRELHVVLLRAAIFFACASAVWALLPLVARNLLGGGAGFYGVLLGAVGAGAILGALALPKLRSRFDADALLLLAGLTIAGVIGALAFAPPQGVAVTILVLLGAGWIVALTTLNGAAQAILPNWVRGRALAVYLTVFNGAMTAGSLGWGAVAQAVGISGTLILAAAALLAAALVMHRVKLPIGEADLTPSNHWPEPLLAAPVEHDRGPVLILIEYRVAASAREEFLLAVHRLATVRRRDGAHGWGITEDTADPERLVEWFMVSSWAEHLRQHRRVSKADADLQAEVARYHTGPDAPVVRHFLDVERPAAPSVVVKESAR